TCATAAGTAATATGCATATCAAGCATTTTATCTGGTGTTTTTAAATTACATTTGATAAAATTGCTTGTGTTGTGTAATTGATTAGGGAGATTAAAGTGAAGACCTATGAAGAAATAAATGAAAGGATAAGAAAAGGCGAAGCAGTAGTTGTAACTGCTGAGGAGATTATTGATATAGTTGAAGAAAAAGGCATAAAAAAAGCTGCAAAAGAAGTAGATGTTGTAACAACAGGCACATTTGCTCCAATGTGTTCCTCAGGTGCTTTTATTAATTTTAAAAATTCAAAACCAAAGATAAAAGCTCAGAAAGTATGGTTAAATGGCATTAATACATATGCTGGGCTTGCCGCTGCTGATATTTATCTTGGAGTAACAGAACTTCCTGATGAAGATTTATTAAATAAAGTATTTCCGGGCAACTTCAAATATGGAGGAGGACATGTAATAGAGGATTTAGTTGCCGGCAAGCATATAAAACTCAAAGCAATATCTTATGGAACGGATTGTTATCCAAAGAAAGAGATTGAAACCGTAATAGACATAAAAAGTGTAAACCAGGCTATTTTAACAAACCCAAGAAATGCATATCAAAATTACAATGTTGCAATAAATAAATATTCTGACAGAAACATATACACCTATATGGGAATTCTAAAGCCGAACATTGGCAATGCGAATTACTGCAGCGCCGGACAATTAAGCCCTTTACTAAACGACCCTTTTTATAAGACTATTGGCATAGGTACAAGAATATTTCTTGGAGGAGGAGAGGGATATGTTTATTGGGAGGGAACCCAGCATAATCCGTATGTTAAAAGAGGTCCTAATGGTGTGGTAAGAGCTCCAGCAGGAACTATTGCTGTAGTTGGAGATTTAAAAGGGATGTCTCCGGAATGGCTGAAAGGCACAAGTATTACAGGGTATGGGGTAACTTTAACCATTGGCATAGGCATTCCAATCCCTATTTTAAGCGAGGATATAGTTAAATATACAGCTGTAAAGG
This region of bacterium genomic DNA includes:
- a CDS encoding homocysteine biosynthesis protein translates to MKVKTYEEINERIRKGEAVVVTAEEIIDIVEEKGIKKAAKEVDVVTTGTFAPMCSSGAFINFKNSKPKIKAQKVWLNGINTYAGLAAADIYLGVTELPDEDLLNKVFPGNFKYGGGHVIEDLVAGKHIKLKAISYGTDCYPKKEIETVIDIKSVNQAILTNPRNAYQNYNVAINKYSDRNIYTYMGILKPNIGNANYCSAGQLSPLLNDPFYKTIGIGTRIFLGGGEGYVYWEGTQHNPYVKRGPNGVVRAPAGTIAVVGDLKGMSPEWLKGTSITGYGVTLTIGIGIPIPILSEDIVKYTAVKDEDIYTQIVDYSKDYPNGVNKSYGEVNYKQLRDGYIEIEGKQVPTGALSSYKKAREIAEILKRRIKKGRFELTKPVKSLSSGE